From Sporosarcina sp. Te-1, the proteins below share one genomic window:
- a CDS encoding ABC transporter substrate-binding protein, which yields MRYVEHLLTLDNYFEVGCPAETTVALLAGMLNCSERHVKNIMNALHDEQVIHWATARGRGKKPRLTLLLSKDDILMAEARRLVETDRFREAFLVVEAMSQPGKEEFHQWFTNSLGLSRKREKEEELDTLRYPFYETQLIMDPMLIKSRHDAHMVQQIFDRLLEFDAETGKLLPRIAHHWETTDGKRWTFYIHKGILFHHGRRLTSEDVRNTFERLQNEGGLFPEIRNMTVCHETVIQFDLKWVDYLFPRSLATGRASIIPIEKVKEGDFQQMPIGSGPYQLLDNNENMIQLEVNPLYFSTRPWLDRIEIIKTPAEYERVERHPFLLNQPDSTWKQVTRIEEGASFVVFNCVKDGPFNSKEMRKNIREKLRPEDIRNEWHDNEFRATSFLTKHSLANQAKPKNRLDERRFDGLHVKIAVQQIRQGANHEKAAKLLQAQLQDIGIASQLDLIDASAIGSHDCISTYDLFVGGIALGKDHLISLMRVVQSAAFPIYPAMPKDIREKIDEKARVIRGSREEQFRWNAYYEIEELLSSEDAILFLQHRFHSVYEPDNSAFVNIKLNSNGRVDYRNVWKKWSGEEGQR from the coding sequence ATGAGGTATGTTGAACACCTGCTTACATTGGACAATTACTTTGAAGTCGGATGTCCTGCAGAAACTACAGTAGCCTTATTGGCTGGGATGTTAAATTGTTCTGAGCGACATGTGAAAAATATTATGAACGCGCTGCATGATGAACAAGTCATTCATTGGGCGACAGCGAGGGGAAGAGGAAAGAAACCCCGTTTGACACTGTTGCTGTCAAAAGACGACATATTGATGGCAGAGGCAAGACGGTTGGTGGAGACAGACCGATTCCGGGAGGCTTTTTTGGTAGTTGAAGCGATGAGCCAACCTGGCAAGGAAGAGTTTCACCAATGGTTTACAAATTCCCTAGGCCTTTCTCGGAAAAGAGAAAAGGAGGAAGAGCTGGATACGTTGCGATATCCTTTTTACGAGACCCAGCTTATCATGGATCCTATGTTGATCAAATCGCGACATGACGCCCATATGGTACAACAAATCTTTGATCGGTTGTTGGAATTTGATGCAGAAACGGGAAAGCTCTTGCCCCGGATCGCTCATCATTGGGAAACGACCGACGGCAAGAGATGGACTTTTTATATACATAAAGGTATTTTATTTCATCATGGAAGAAGACTGACAAGCGAAGATGTACGGAACACTTTCGAGCGGCTGCAAAATGAAGGCGGATTGTTCCCAGAAATACGTAATATGACTGTCTGTCATGAGACGGTGATCCAATTCGACCTAAAATGGGTGGATTATTTATTCCCACGAAGTTTGGCGACAGGAAGGGCCTCTATCATTCCGATCGAGAAAGTAAAGGAAGGGGACTTTCAACAAATGCCGATAGGAAGTGGTCCATACCAATTGCTAGATAACAACGAAAACATGATTCAGCTTGAAGTGAATCCTTTATATTTTTCCACGAGACCTTGGCTGGATCGAATAGAAATTATTAAGACCCCAGCAGAATACGAGAGAGTGGAGAGGCATCCATTTTTACTGAATCAACCCGATTCGACTTGGAAACAAGTGACGCGAATCGAAGAAGGCGCCTCTTTTGTCGTGTTTAATTGTGTGAAGGATGGTCCCTTTAACAGCAAGGAAATGCGCAAGAATATCCGTGAGAAATTAAGGCCGGAAGACATCCGCAATGAATGGCATGACAATGAATTCCGGGCGACCAGCTTCCTAACGAAGCATTCCCTTGCAAATCAGGCAAAGCCGAAAAACCGACTGGACGAAAGGCGCTTTGATGGCTTACATGTAAAAATTGCCGTGCAGCAAATACGCCAAGGTGCAAATCATGAAAAAGCGGCGAAGCTGTTGCAGGCACAACTTCAAGATATCGGTATTGCCTCTCAACTAGATTTGATTGATGCCTCTGCAATTGGGAGTCATGATTGCATTTCCACGTATGATCTATTTGTGGGTGGGATTGCTTTAGGAAAGGATCATTTGATATCGCTGATGCGAGTCGTACAATCAGCTGCATTTCCGATCTACCCAGCCATGCCAAAAGATATACGTGAAAAGATAGACGAGAAAGCAAGGGTAATCAGGGGTTCAAGAGAAGAGCAGTTTCGTTGGAATGCTTATTATGAAATCGAGGAGCTGCTAAGCTCGGAAGATGCCATTCTATTTTTACAACATCGGTTTCACTCTGTGTACGAACCAGACAATAGTGCGTTTGTAAACATCAAACTGAACAGTAATGGTCGTGTGGATTATCGGAATGTATGGAAAAAGTGGAGTGGAGAAGAAGGTCAGCGATGA
- a CDS encoding MFS transporter, with product MKHVIEEDTLWRNRNFLLLWGGSTLSSFGMQMYSIAIPLLIYDLSQSALAMSMMRAIEFFPNIFLGMLAGVLVDRLNRKRMMVWTSFIQVLSMAAVLALLMTKQLEIWHLYIIGFVLSSAGYTFGNANHSVLPQLISKEQLTSANAKLSLVDTLIRMIGPGIAGMLIAAFSYESTLTIYFGCLFLLFVFIQFLQVPSRVRETNRTASLWKDMKEGIDELLHNQTLLTPTVTVLFSNFASSLVIGVLVFFATDELGANSEEVGFMFTISAIGGIIGASVVGKLRKRYGRGTIYTYSLLFDILAMALLIFTQTWWMIGISLAIRTFSTTLSNIVYFTIRQEFTPNHLLGRVAGTSSMLMKLTLPFGLFISGLWAEWFSIRILFVGSMCIFILLFLRLFHHPFRKLK from the coding sequence GTGAAACACGTTATCGAAGAGGATACATTATGGAGAAATCGAAACTTTCTCTTACTCTGGGGAGGATCTACTTTATCGAGCTTCGGAATGCAAATGTACAGTATTGCCATTCCATTGCTCATTTACGATTTGAGTCAATCAGCTTTGGCAATGAGTATGATGCGTGCCATTGAATTTTTTCCGAATATCTTCTTAGGTATGCTCGCTGGTGTGTTAGTTGATCGGTTGAATCGCAAGCGAATGATGGTGTGGACAAGTTTCATCCAAGTCCTTTCCATGGCCGCCGTTCTCGCATTACTTATGACGAAGCAACTTGAAATTTGGCATTTATACATAATCGGTTTTGTCTTGTCATCTGCAGGCTACACATTCGGCAATGCAAATCATTCCGTCCTGCCTCAATTGATTTCCAAAGAGCAGTTAACGTCAGCCAACGCAAAACTGTCACTGGTTGATACGCTTATTCGAATGATTGGTCCTGGAATCGCCGGTATGTTAATTGCAGCTTTTTCTTATGAATCTACGCTGACGATTTATTTTGGCTGCCTGTTTCTATTGTTTGTATTCATTCAATTTCTTCAAGTCCCTTCAAGGGTTAGAGAGACAAATAGAACCGCTTCACTTTGGAAGGATATGAAAGAAGGGATTGACGAGCTGCTTCACAATCAAACATTATTAACCCCTACCGTGACAGTCCTGTTTAGCAATTTCGCCTCTAGCCTTGTCATCGGGGTGCTTGTCTTTTTTGCAACAGATGAGTTAGGTGCCAACTCTGAAGAGGTCGGTTTTATGTTTACGATTTCAGCGATTGGCGGAATTATTGGAGCGAGTGTCGTTGGGAAGCTTCGCAAACGGTATGGAAGGGGCACCATTTATACGTACTCCTTGCTGTTTGATATACTGGCGATGGCACTTCTCATTTTTACGCAAACTTGGTGGATGATCGGAATATCGCTTGCGATTCGAACTTTTTCTACGACCCTCTCAAATATTGTGTATTTTACAATTCGGCAGGAATTCACTCCAAACCACTTGCTTGGCAGAGTAGCCGGAACCTCCTCGATGCTGATGAAGTTAACGTTGCCGTTTGGTTTGTTCATTTCGGGACTATGGGCTGAATGGTTCTCAATCCGTATCTTGTTTGTAGGTTCCATGTGTATTTTCATTTTGTTATTTTTACGTTTGTTTCATCATCCGTTCCGCAAACTCAAGTAA